Within Sphingobium sp. KCTC 72723, the genomic segment AAGGAGATCTTCTTCCCGCAGCATCATGAGCCCGGTCGGCAGGGCCTGTCGGATTTCACGGTATGCGACAGTCTCAAGGTCACTGTTGCCGGCGAGACCCTGGCCTATCGCCTCTACCACTTCCGCTTGGCGGCGAGTGGCTGGGAGCATGCGGCTGTCGTGCTGGGCGGGGAGAGCTTTGCCGCCCTTTCGGAGCACCTGCAGGATGCGTTGTGGAAGCTGGGCGGTGCGCCGGCCGAACACCGCAGCGATTCCCTGTCAGCCGCCTACAAAAACCTCGACGCCGATGCGCAGCGGGATTTCACCCGAAGCTATGACGATCTGTGTCGTCATTACGGCATGTTTGCTACCCGCAACAACCGCGGCGAGGCGCACGAGAACGGATCGATCGAAGGTCCCCATGCCCATCTCAAGCGACGGCTCGATCAGGCCTTACGCCGGCGGGGCAGCCGCGATTTCGTCAGCATCGAGGCCTGGCGCGAGTTCGTTGAGGCGCAGGTCGCCAGACAGAACCGGCGGCATGCTGCGCGCATCGATGCAGAACGCAGGGTACTCAAGGCGCTGCCCGCAAGGCGAACCACCGATTTCGCCATGGTCACCGTCGATGTCACCCGCAACGGCACCGTCGCCATCGATCGGGTTACCTATTCGGTGCCTTCCCGCCTCGTCGGACGGCGCCTCAACGCGCATCTCTTTGACGATCGCATCGAGCTCTTCCTCGGTCCAGACAGGGTAATGTCCACGCCGCGTGTGCGGATCAGTCATCCCCACCGGGGGCATAGCATCGATTTCCGGCACATGATCGGT encodes:
- the istA gene encoding IS21 family transposase, whose translation is MTHRRQHTQAVAAAKAGISERSARRIENDPQLPSQKKKERHWRTRADPLEPFWPRIEELLQIDGIIAVTVFETLQDEFGEDAVPDAIRRTLERRIARWRALHGGEKEIFFPQHHEPGRQGLSDFTVCDSLKVTVAGETLAYRLYHFRLAASGWEHAAVVLGGESFAALSEHLQDALWKLGGAPAEHRSDSLSAAYKNLDADAQRDFTRSYDDLCRHYGMFATRNNRGEAHENGSIEGPHAHLKRRLDQALRRRGSRDFVSIEAWREFVEAQVARQNRRHAARIDAERRVLKALPARRTTDFAMVTVDVTRNGTVAIDRVTYSVPSRLVGRRLNAHLFDDRIELFLGPDRVMSTPRVRISHPHRGHSIDFRHMIGNLRRKPGALRNLVYREALFPDHAYRRAWQAFDAQLDGRQACRDAVALLDIAARGDCVDVLARRIDEALDSGRLPDVDALRDEFLPTARSQRDVAIPPPDLHSYNSLIASGEVH